A genomic stretch from Chitinophaga agri includes:
- a CDS encoding DeoR/GlpR family DNA-binding transcription regulator produces MLKEERHAYILHQVNLHNKVLSSHLSEQIQVSEDTIRRDLAELAQEGKIIKVHGGALSNSFHLGITSQDVYAVEDKKTIALKAVQLIHDGMFVLTTGGTTIAELARVLPRDLQATFITVSLPAAFEYANHPNIEVIVIGDKLSKGSKITVGGEAISKIKMIKADLCFLGNNAIDATDGLTDNDWDVVQVKRAMISTAKKVVVLSISEKLDTSEQLKICDAEDIDVLITELPPDAKKLKSYRKKGILIL; encoded by the coding sequence ATGTTAAAGGAAGAACGCCACGCATATATACTTCACCAGGTAAACCTGCATAATAAGGTGTTGTCTTCCCATCTTAGCGAACAGATTCAGGTATCAGAAGATACCATCCGCCGTGATCTGGCAGAGTTAGCACAGGAAGGAAAGATCATTAAGGTCCATGGCGGCGCATTATCCAATTCATTTCATTTGGGCATTACCTCACAGGATGTATATGCCGTAGAAGATAAAAAGACCATTGCTTTAAAAGCCGTTCAGCTGATTCATGACGGTATGTTTGTATTAACTACAGGCGGCACGACCATCGCGGAACTGGCGCGTGTCCTGCCAAGAGACCTGCAGGCTACTTTTATAACCGTTAGCCTGCCTGCTGCTTTTGAATATGCCAATCACCCGAATATAGAGGTGATTGTGATAGGAGATAAGTTATCCAAAGGATCAAAGATCACCGTAGGGGGAGAGGCTATTTCTAAAATAAAAATGATCAAAGCCGATCTGTGTTTCCTGGGTAACAACGCCATTGATGCAACCGACGGACTGACCGATAATGACTGGGATGTAGTCCAGGTAAAACGGGCCATGATCAGCACCGCCAAGAAGGTAGTGGTGTTATCCATTTCAGAAAAGCTGGACACGTCAGAACAGTTAAAGATCTGCGACGCAGAAGATATTGATGTGTTAATAACCGAGTTGCCTCCCGATGCGAAGAAACTGAAATCGTACAGAAAAAAGGGTATCCTGATATTATAA
- a CDS encoding anhydro-N-acetylmuramic acid kinase translates to MNRNLRQLFTIAEKPVRRIIGLMSGTSLDGLDIALCTISGSGMDTRVTLEHFETVPYPAHVKDEIRKVFARDMIAFQQLCLLHPWLADLHASWILACLSKWGVAPADVDLIASHGQTVYHSPKILHQLPDFPNATLQIIDGDHIAVRTGIITLSDFRQKHIAAGGEGAPLALYGDYCLFSKRGEDRVMLNMGGIANFTFLPGDLQASGIFVTDTGPGNTLLDAFARTYFQVEYDQDAVLARQGRVNEVLLAALKDDSFFKAPFPRTTGPELFSKIYVHNAQITSGTLEISPYDILATLTRFSADTITDALKSVLQPDRDYAVYVSGGGAHNPLLMKWIKERLPRLQLRTTSELGIPGDAKEAVLFAILANEAIAGKGIDFGKPGMPAVSMGKLSFPA, encoded by the coding sequence ATGAACAGGAATCTCCGGCAACTATTTACGATCGCTGAAAAGCCAGTCCGCCGTATTATCGGGTTAATGTCAGGTACTTCTCTGGATGGCCTGGACATCGCGCTGTGCACCATCAGCGGTAGCGGTATGGATACACGTGTCACCCTGGAACATTTTGAAACGGTGCCCTATCCGGCACATGTAAAAGATGAGATCAGGAAGGTCTTCGCAAGGGATATGATCGCCTTTCAGCAGCTTTGCCTGCTACACCCCTGGCTGGCAGATCTGCATGCCAGCTGGATACTGGCCTGCCTTTCCAAATGGGGCGTAGCACCTGCTGATGTAGACCTGATCGCTTCACACGGTCAGACGGTATACCATAGTCCTAAAATATTACATCAGCTACCTGACTTTCCCAACGCCACCCTGCAAATTATTGATGGTGATCATATCGCTGTCAGGACGGGCATTATCACCCTGAGTGATTTCCGGCAAAAGCATATTGCTGCTGGTGGGGAGGGAGCCCCGCTGGCCCTCTATGGAGATTACTGCCTGTTCTCGAAACGTGGCGAAGACCGCGTAATGCTGAACATGGGCGGGATTGCCAACTTTACTTTCCTGCCCGGAGACCTGCAGGCATCCGGCATATTTGTAACCGATACGGGACCGGGAAATACATTGCTGGATGCATTTGCCAGAACCTATTTCCAGGTTGAATATGACCAGGACGCTGTTTTAGCAAGGCAAGGGCGTGTGAATGAAGTATTGCTGGCGGCATTAAAAGATGACTCATTTTTTAAAGCGCCTTTTCCCCGTACTACCGGCCCGGAGCTTTTCAGCAAGATATATGTGCATAATGCACAGATTACAAGTGGTACCCTGGAGATATCTCCCTACGACATACTGGCTACTTTAACCCGTTTCAGTGCAGATACGATCACTGATGCGCTGAAGAGTGTATTGCAGCCAGACAGGGACTACGCTGTATACGTGAGTGGTGGAGGGGCGCATAATCCCTTATTAATGAAATGGATTAAAGAGCGCCTGCCCCGGCTACAGTTACGTACTACCAGTGAACTGGGGATCCCAGGTGATGCAAAGGAGGCGGTATTATTCGCTATACTGGCCAATGAGGCAATTGCCGGCAAGGGCATTGATTTCGGTAAGCCGGGTATGCCCGCTGTGAGCATGGGAAAGTTATCTTTTCCTGCATAA
- the murQ gene encoding N-acetylmuramic acid 6-phosphate etherase, giving the protein MLTTEMSSHFNDLEKMSVRALLEGMNSEDMTVPLAVAKAIPQIELLVTAIVEKMKKGGRLFYIGAGTSGRLGVLDASECPPTFGVPHEMVVGIIAGGDTAIRRAVEFAEDDTQQAAQDLDKYSINDKDVVIGIAASGTTPYVIGGVKAMRERGIITGCVTCNEGSPLAAAAQYPVEAAVGAEFLTGSTRLKSGTAQKLILNMISTSVMIQLGRVKGNKMVDMQLSNHKLVDRATRMVMSELNVDEATASQLIAEKGSVRAAIESRK; this is encoded by the coding sequence ATGCTTACTACCGAGATGTCTTCCCATTTTAACGACCTGGAGAAGATGAGCGTTCGTGCCCTGCTGGAAGGGATGAACAGTGAAGATATGACTGTGCCCCTCGCAGTCGCAAAAGCAATTCCACAAATAGAATTACTGGTCACCGCCATCGTTGAAAAGATGAAAAAGGGCGGGCGACTGTTTTATATAGGCGCTGGTACCAGCGGGCGCCTGGGAGTACTGGATGCTTCTGAATGCCCACCGACTTTTGGTGTGCCGCATGAAATGGTCGTAGGTATTATTGCCGGTGGAGATACCGCAATTCGCAGGGCGGTAGAGTTTGCAGAAGATGATACCCAGCAGGCTGCACAAGACCTGGACAAATACAGCATAAATGATAAAGATGTAGTGATCGGTATTGCGGCATCTGGTACTACCCCCTATGTGATCGGTGGCGTGAAGGCAATGCGGGAAAGAGGAATTATAACAGGATGTGTTACCTGTAATGAGGGCAGTCCGCTGGCTGCGGCAGCACAATACCCGGTAGAGGCGGCGGTAGGTGCAGAATTTCTCACGGGTAGCACGCGCCTGAAATCAGGTACCGCGCAGAAATTAATACTCAATATGATCTCTACTTCAGTGATGATACAGCTGGGCAGAGTAAAGGGAAACAAAATGGTTGATATGCAGCTGAGCAATCATAAACTGGTAGACCGTGCCACCCGAATGGTGATGAGTGAACTGAATGTGGATGAAGCTACTGCCAGTCAGCTGATCGCGGAAAAAGGCAGCGTAAGGGCTGCTATTGAAAGCAGAAAATAA
- a CDS encoding sodium:solute symporter, whose translation MTAGLLFSIVIAYFVILLVVAWYTGRNSNNESFFIGNRNSNWMLVAFGMIGTSLSGVTFVSVPGDVGHTAFSYLQIALGNMLGYVAIAFVLLPLYYRLQLTSIYNYFNTRFGIKAYKTGASFFILSRTLGATARLYLVVNILQNLLQETFKDQFTVPFWVTTMIILLMILLYTFEGGVKTIVYTDTLQTTCMLAGLVIVIIYILNHLNLSVGDSLQAMGEKGMSQVFFWDPNSPHFFLKQILGGAFITITMTGMDQEMMQKNISVKRLVDAQKNVMTLSVIFVVVIILFLFLGGLLYLFAEQINVTASADKLFPTLALDARYMPPAISIIFIIALISALFPSADGAITALTSSFCIDILNIQTDKPRSEEEKKKIRRIVHLAFTAVFLVVVLIFKRIDSSSMISVILKVASYTYGPLLGLFAFGILTKRTVNDDMVPKIAVAAPVLCFGLEYFQQYLFNGYKLGLELLIINGLFMFIGLWLNSRNLQKDRPLS comes from the coding sequence ATGACAGCAGGCCTTTTGTTTTCAATAGTCATTGCGTATTTCGTTATTTTATTAGTAGTCGCCTGGTACACCGGCAGAAATTCCAACAATGAATCCTTCTTTATAGGCAACCGCAACAGTAACTGGATGCTGGTCGCATTTGGTATGATCGGTACATCCCTGAGCGGGGTGACCTTTGTAAGTGTGCCGGGAGATGTTGGACATACTGCCTTTTCCTATCTGCAGATCGCACTGGGGAATATGCTGGGGTATGTGGCTATTGCCTTCGTATTGCTGCCCTTATATTACCGGCTGCAACTGACATCTATTTATAACTATTTTAATACCCGTTTCGGCATCAAGGCCTATAAAACGGGTGCTTCCTTCTTTATCCTGTCACGTACACTTGGCGCTACTGCCAGGTTATACCTTGTGGTGAATATCCTGCAGAACCTGTTACAGGAGACATTTAAAGACCAGTTCACGGTGCCTTTCTGGGTGACCACCATGATCATCTTATTAATGATATTGCTGTATACCTTTGAAGGGGGGGTGAAGACCATTGTATATACAGATACATTACAGACTACCTGCATGCTGGCCGGTCTGGTGATCGTGATCATCTACATTCTCAACCACCTGAACTTAAGTGTTGGTGACAGCTTGCAGGCCATGGGAGAAAAAGGCATGTCACAGGTCTTCTTCTGGGACCCGAACAGCCCGCACTTTTTCCTGAAACAGATACTGGGTGGTGCGTTCATTACCATCACCATGACGGGTATGGACCAGGAAATGATGCAGAAAAATATCTCCGTAAAACGCCTGGTAGATGCACAGAAGAACGTCATGACCCTGAGTGTCATCTTTGTCGTTGTAATTATTCTCTTCCTGTTCCTCGGGGGATTATTATATCTGTTTGCTGAACAGATCAATGTTACCGCATCAGCTGATAAACTGTTCCCGACACTGGCACTGGATGCAAGATATATGCCTCCTGCCATCTCTATTATCTTCATCATCGCATTGATATCCGCCTTGTTCCCCAGTGCTGATGGTGCTATCACGGCATTGACGTCGTCATTCTGTATCGATATTCTCAACATTCAGACGGACAAACCAAGATCGGAGGAGGAAAAGAAAAAGATAAGACGCATTGTACACCTGGCTTTCACGGCGGTATTCCTGGTTGTCGTGCTGATCTTTAAACGTATTGACAGCTCCAGTATGATCTCAGTGATCCTGAAGGTCGCTTCCTACACATACGGACCTTTACTCGGACTCTTCGCATTCGGTATCCTGACCAAACGGACGGTGAATGATGATATGGTGCCAAAGATCGCTGTCGCTGCGCCGGTATTGTGTTTCGGGCTGGAGTACTTCCAGCAGTATCTCTTCAATGGTTATAAACTGGGACTGGAGTTACTCATCATAAACGGATTGTTCATGTTCATTGGTTTATGGCTCAATTCAAGGAACCTTCAGAAAGACAGACCGCTATCCTGA
- a CDS encoding glycoside hydrolase family 9 protein, which yields MKKLLLLVITAFISLPVLADVIRINQLGYPPHGSKVAVWCSKEQDTLKYFELVDATSGDVMFKSKAMRAAGAYGPFRQTSRLDFSSFHTPGQYYLRAGSTTSPTFSISDTVYKGTADFCLRYMRQQRSGFNPFLRDSCHTHDGFPVYGPDTTFVRVSGGWHDASDYLQYVTTSANATWHLLAAARDFPKVFSDSLQANGLPGSNQLPDVLDEAKWGLDWLIKMNPGDDRMYNQVGDDRDHQGMRIPKQDTNFYGRGLERPVYFCTGEPQGLLKYRNRATGTASTAGKFSSCFSLGQQLFAHSGYADTLGHKAKAAYTFGMAKPGVCQTAPGRSPYFYEEDNWTDDMELAAAHLGNNYLDTAWHFALQEPVTPWLGKDTARHYQWYPFINQGHAELARQISGARKDTLIHYYKVGIERVWQKARLNAFYRGVPFIWCSNNLTVAFAIQCYWYRQLSGDDTYLQLEQACFDWIFGCNPWGTSMVYGLPANGDTPADPHSSFTHLKQYPIDGGLVDGPVYTNIFKNLIGIQLQDADEYAAFQSDLAVYHDDYGDYSTNEPTMDGTAVLIYLLAAQENQARRSGYTITHGGITRMDSTHQEIALVFTGDEFGDGLSAISKTLQQEKVKGSFFFTGNFYRNKAWQPAIRQLYKEGHYLGPHSDKHLLYCDWNKRDSLLVTKEQFLQDMNANLDVMQQLGIDTANVRCYIPPYEWWNDSIAGWSAGMGLQIVCFTPGTGSNADYTYPEMGIRYKSSKAIVQSVKAFEKNKAGKLNGVILLIHAGTDARRKDKLYLQLHQLINYLKQKGYRFRRVNDLVI from the coding sequence ATGAAAAAACTGCTTCTGCTGGTGATAACCGCATTTATCAGTCTTCCGGTCCTGGCTGATGTGATACGTATCAATCAACTGGGCTATCCACCACACGGGAGTAAGGTTGCAGTTTGGTGCAGTAAGGAACAAGATACATTAAAATATTTTGAACTGGTCGATGCAACTAGTGGCGACGTGATGTTCAAAAGTAAAGCTATGAGGGCGGCAGGTGCGTATGGACCTTTCAGGCAAACCAGCCGGCTGGATTTCTCTTCCTTTCACACGCCGGGGCAATATTACCTGCGCGCCGGAAGCACCACCTCTCCTACGTTTTCCATCAGTGATACTGTTTATAAAGGGACCGCCGATTTCTGTCTGCGTTATATGCGGCAGCAACGTAGTGGTTTCAACCCTTTCCTGAGAGATTCCTGTCACACCCATGACGGATTTCCGGTATATGGCCCGGATACCACCTTTGTTCGTGTTTCCGGTGGCTGGCATGATGCTTCTGATTACCTCCAGTATGTCACCACCTCAGCCAATGCAACCTGGCACCTACTGGCAGCCGCACGCGACTTTCCGAAGGTATTTTCCGACTCATTGCAGGCCAATGGCCTACCAGGGAGTAACCAGCTACCGGATGTACTGGATGAAGCAAAATGGGGGCTGGACTGGCTGATTAAAATGAACCCCGGGGACGACAGGATGTACAACCAGGTAGGTGATGACCGTGATCACCAGGGTATGCGTATCCCTAAACAGGATACCAACTTTTACGGCCGCGGTCTGGAACGTCCGGTGTATTTCTGTACCGGCGAACCACAGGGATTACTGAAATACAGGAACCGGGCTACAGGAACAGCTTCCACTGCCGGCAAATTCAGTAGCTGCTTCTCATTAGGGCAGCAATTGTTTGCGCACTCCGGATATGCGGACACATTGGGTCATAAAGCGAAAGCTGCCTATACTTTTGGTATGGCTAAACCAGGCGTATGTCAGACGGCCCCCGGCCGATCACCTTATTTCTATGAGGAAGACAACTGGACGGATGACATGGAGCTGGCCGCTGCTCACCTCGGGAACAACTACCTGGATACCGCCTGGCACTTTGCGCTACAGGAACCCGTTACACCCTGGCTGGGTAAAGACACTGCCAGGCATTATCAATGGTATCCGTTCATCAACCAGGGGCACGCTGAACTGGCCAGACAAATAAGTGGTGCCAGAAAAGATACGCTGATACACTATTACAAAGTGGGCATTGAACGTGTATGGCAGAAGGCCCGGCTGAACGCTTTCTATCGGGGCGTACCATTTATATGGTGTAGTAATAACCTCACTGTTGCTTTTGCCATTCAGTGTTACTGGTACCGCCAATTAAGCGGAGACGATACCTACCTGCAACTGGAACAGGCATGCTTTGACTGGATCTTTGGCTGTAACCCTTGGGGAACATCCATGGTATACGGATTGCCTGCGAATGGAGACACGCCTGCCGATCCGCATTCTTCTTTTACGCATTTGAAGCAGTACCCGATCGATGGAGGACTGGTAGATGGACCAGTATATACCAATATCTTCAAAAACCTTATCGGTATACAGTTGCAGGATGCGGATGAATATGCCGCATTTCAGAGTGACCTGGCTGTGTATCACGATGACTATGGCGACTATAGCACCAATGAACCGACGATGGATGGTACAGCAGTGCTGATCTATCTGCTGGCAGCGCAGGAAAATCAGGCACGTCGTAGCGGGTATACCATTACACACGGAGGTATCACCCGGATGGACAGTACACATCAGGAAATTGCACTCGTCTTTACAGGTGATGAATTTGGAGATGGCTTATCCGCTATCAGTAAAACATTACAACAGGAAAAGGTGAAAGGCTCCTTCTTCTTTACAGGTAATTTTTACCGCAATAAAGCATGGCAACCTGCTATCCGGCAACTATATAAAGAGGGTCATTACCTGGGGCCACATTCTGATAAACACCTGTTGTATTGCGACTGGAATAAGCGGGATAGTCTGCTGGTCACAAAGGAACAGTTCCTGCAGGATATGAATGCTAATCTTGACGTGATGCAGCAATTGGGTATTGATACGGCGAACGTGCGCTGCTATATTCCCCCGTATGAATGGTGGAATGACAGTATTGCAGGATGGTCTGCAGGTATGGGCTTACAGATCGTATGCTTTACACCAGGTACAGGTAGCAATGCGGACTATACCTACCCTGAGATGGGGATACGATATAAAAGCAGTAAGGCGATCGTTCAATCAGTAAAGGCATTTGAAAAAAATAAAGCAGGGAAGCTGAACGGGGTCATATTACTGATACATGCAGGTACAGATGCCCGTAGAAAGGACAAACTATACCTGCAATTACATCAGCTGATCAATTATCTGAAACAAAAAGGTTATCGTTTCAGGAGAGTGAACGACCTGGTTATCTGA
- a CDS encoding glutamate-5-semialdehyde dehydrogenase — MESIQPLLEKAQAATRSLKTLPDAQRQQLLRKLAAVVEGNTDAIVAENQKDLDKMSDQDPKKDRLLLNAARIKQLADSLNDIASLEDPANQLLLERTLANGLQVQKRTVPLGVVGVIYESRPNVTLDVAALCIRSGNVAVLRGGTDAFHTNIILVDLIQQVLKEFNVHPSAVQLLPVDRALIGEMLTAVKYIDIIIPRGSQQLIDYVRENSKVPVIETGAGVCHTYVEKTADLEKASAIITNAKVSRPSVCNALDTVLVDEAVAPELLRLLADALQDYDVEIFADETSFNILQALEYPYLIKAAPTDYGREFLDFKCSVKIVNGIEEALDHIQQYSSKHSEAIVSQDKTISERFLNEVDAAAVYVNASTRFTDGGVFGLGAEIGISTQKLHARGPFALEKLVTEKWFVRGDGQVR; from the coding sequence ATGGAGTCCATACAACCTTTACTGGAAAAGGCACAGGCAGCCACTCGTTCCCTGAAAACGTTGCCTGACGCCCAGCGGCAGCAACTGCTGCGGAAGCTCGCTGCCGTTGTCGAAGGTAATACCGATGCGATCGTTGCTGAGAATCAAAAGGATCTGGATAAGATGTCTGATCAGGATCCCAAAAAGGATCGCCTGTTATTGAATGCTGCCCGTATCAAACAGCTGGCGGACAGTCTGAATGATATCGCCAGCCTGGAAGATCCGGCTAACCAGCTGTTACTGGAAAGAACACTGGCCAATGGATTACAGGTTCAGAAGCGTACGGTACCCCTGGGCGTCGTAGGCGTTATTTATGAATCACGTCCTAATGTAACACTGGATGTTGCAGCCCTCTGCATCCGGTCGGGTAATGTGGCTGTATTACGTGGTGGTACGGATGCTTTTCATACCAATATCATTCTGGTGGACCTTATTCAGCAGGTGCTGAAGGAGTTTAACGTACATCCCAGTGCGGTACAGTTGTTGCCAGTCGACAGGGCCCTGATCGGTGAGATGCTGACTGCTGTAAAATATATTGATATTATCATTCCGCGTGGCTCTCAGCAGCTGATCGACTATGTACGTGAAAATTCCAAAGTACCGGTTATTGAAACGGGGGCAGGTGTTTGCCACACATATGTGGAAAAGACGGCAGATCTGGAGAAAGCCAGCGCTATCATCACGAACGCAAAGGTATCCCGTCCTTCTGTCTGTAATGCACTGGACACTGTACTGGTAGATGAAGCTGTCGCACCGGAACTACTGCGCTTACTGGCAGATGCACTACAGGATTATGATGTGGAGATCTTTGCAGATGAAACATCATTTAATATCCTGCAGGCCCTGGAATATCCTTACCTGATCAAGGCTGCGCCTACTGACTACGGAAGAGAATTCCTGGATTTTAAATGTTCAGTGAAAATAGTGAACGGCATAGAGGAAGCACTGGACCACATTCAGCAGTATTCTTCAAAACACTCTGAAGCGATCGTTTCTCAGGACAAAACTATCAGCGAACGCTTTCTCAATGAAGTAGATGCCGCTGCTGTATATGTAAATGCCTCTACCAGGTTCACGGATGGTGGTGTGTTCGGACTGGGGGCTGAGATCGGGATCTCTACTCAGAAACTGCATGCCCGCGGACCTTTTGCCCTGGAAAAACTGGTGACCGAAAAATGGTTTGTCAGGGGGGATGGCCAGGTCAGATAA
- the proB gene encoding glutamate 5-kinase, with protein sequence MTKPILVIKFGTASITHENGELDETIVAAIARQVADLKDEYNIVLVSSGAVAAGKKYLKNYSGTMSERKAAAAIGNPLLLSKYARYFSPYDIAIAQSLCERRHFSNRAQFLQLKKTYEELWESGVIPVANENDVVSDLELKFSDNDELATLIAVGFGASMLLFSTSVGGVLDREGKVVPHITAIDESILSLADTKKSNLGLGGMVSKLTFARLATRMGIKVVIFGIHTTDGILNAIAGTTGTLCLPQPCSMPARKKWLASGSLVTGRVLVDEGALTALQKRRSLLAVGVLTVLESFEGGEVFEIVDEEHNVIAVARAKVSSELLAEDRKVQNLEVAHADDIVLL encoded by the coding sequence GTGACAAAACCGATATTAGTAATAAAATTTGGTACAGCTTCCATCACACATGAAAACGGGGAGCTGGATGAAACAATAGTAGCAGCCATAGCCAGACAGGTGGCCGATCTTAAAGACGAATATAATATCGTACTGGTGTCGTCAGGAGCCGTGGCGGCAGGTAAAAAATACCTGAAGAACTATAGTGGAACGATGAGCGAACGTAAGGCTGCAGCAGCCATAGGTAACCCGTTGCTGCTGAGCAAATACGCCCGGTATTTCTCCCCTTATGACATTGCCATCGCCCAGAGTCTTTGTGAGCGCAGGCATTTCAGCAACAGGGCGCAGTTCCTGCAACTGAAAAAAACCTATGAGGAATTGTGGGAAAGTGGCGTCATTCCTGTTGCCAACGAAAATGACGTGGTAAGTGACCTGGAACTCAAATTCTCTGACAACGACGAACTGGCGACCCTGATAGCAGTGGGTTTCGGCGCCTCCATGCTCTTGTTCAGTACCTCGGTGGGTGGTGTCCTGGACAGGGAAGGGAAGGTGGTTCCTCATATCACAGCTATTGATGAGTCTATCCTGTCCTTAGCTGATACAAAAAAATCAAATCTGGGGCTGGGTGGCATGGTGTCTAAGCTGACTTTCGCGCGCCTCGCCACCCGTATGGGAATTAAAGTTGTTATATTTGGTATCCACACGACCGATGGCATCCTGAATGCTATAGCAGGCACCACCGGTACTTTATGTTTGCCACAGCCCTGCAGCATGCCTGCCCGTAAGAAGTGGCTGGCCAGCGGCAGCCTGGTGACCGGTCGCGTACTGGTGGATGAGGGAGCGCTGACTGCCTTGCAGAAAAGACGTAGTCTGCTGGCGGTGGGTGTACTGACCGTGCTGGAATCATTTGAAGGAGGTGAGGTGTTTGAGATCGTGGATGAAGAACACAATGTGATTGCAGTGGCCAGGGCAAAGGTATCTTCAGAGCTGTTGGCAGAAGATAGAAAAGTACAAAACCTCGAAGTCGCACATGCAGACGATATCGTTTTGTTATAA